A DNA window from Vigna unguiculata cultivar IT97K-499-35 chromosome 10, ASM411807v1, whole genome shotgun sequence contains the following coding sequences:
- the LOC114166289 gene encoding patatin-17-like, with amino-acid sequence MAHFVFFVLMFAGQVIGGLSTQKLPPSDNGNTLTILSIDGGGIRGIIPATVLDYLDQALKARDPNADLAHFFDVIGGSGTGALITALLATPSPLDPTRAAFTPAQIVDFYKNNGPHVFNSSRPGTGTQFDGEFLHNITRELFKDTRLSQTLTNVVIPTFDIKRQKPVIFSNYKVENYTYFNALMSDISISASAAPSLLPPYYFENDGVDFNLISGADLSMLSNELVNGNPTGATVSEVLRQNKYSKVIVLSLGTGTTETQQIFNAEMAATWNSFTWLFPLIIFLDRATTSMNEYYHGSLFRKPTINYLRIQEYELDPALSDMTDVTKQNMDGLEEAGKELLEEKVKKINLDSFCVEEGVATNAEALDRLADILYGERQHRLKQKSSEKGGRPFLETIRVPSDKTEANWAFQKNKVM; translated from the exons ATGGctcattttgttttctttgttttgatgTTTGCTGGGCAAGTGATTGGTGGATTGAGTACCCAGAAACTGCCTCCATCTGACAATGGAAACACATTAACTATTCTGAGCATTGATGGTGGTGGTATCAGAGGGATTATTCCAGCAACAGTTCTTGATTACTTAGATCAGGCTCTTAAG GCTAGGGATCCAAATGCAGATTTAGCACATTTCTTTGATGTGATAGGGGGAAGTGGCACTGGTGCACTCATAACAGCTTTGTTAGCCACACCAAGCCCTCTTGATCCTACTCGTGCTGCCTTTACTCCTGCACAAATTGTAGACTTCTACAAAAACAATGGTCCTCATGTATTCAATTCATCTAG ACCTGGAACCGGTACGCAATTCGACGGGGAGTTTTTACACAACATAACTCGTGAACTGTTTAAGGACACACGACTTAGTCAAACACTGACTAATGTTGTAATCCCAACTTTCGACATCAAGAGACAAAAGCCAGTTATATTCTCAAACTACAAG GTTGAGAACTATACCTACTTCAATGCCTTGATGTCTGATATAAGCATATCGGCTTCAGCAGCACCCTCTCTTCTGCCACCCTACTATTTTGAGAATGATGGTGTTGACTTCAATTTGATTAGTGGTGCGGACTTGAGTATGCTCAGTAATGAACTAGTGAATGGGAATCCG ACTGGAGCAACAGTGAGTGAAGTACTACGACAAAATAAGTATTCCAAAGTAATTGTTTTGTCTTTGGGAACTGGAACAACAGAAACTCAGCAGATTTTCAATGCTGAAATGGCTGCCACATGGAACAGTTTCACATGGCTCTTTCCTTTGATCATTTTTCTTGATCGTGCAACAACCTCCATGAATGAATACTATCATGGTTCACTCTTCCGAAAACCTACCATTAACTACCTTCGAATTCAG GAATACGAATTGGATCCTGCTCTCTCCGACATGACTGATGttacaaaacaaaacatggACGGTCTTGAAGAGGCAGGGAAAGAACTTTTAGAAGAAAAAGTTAAGAAGATAAATTTGGACAGTTTCTGTGTAGAAGAAGGCGTAGCAACAAATGCTGAGGCTCTTGACAG GCTTGCTGATATTTTGTATGGTGAAAGACAGCATCGTCTGAAACAAAAATCTTCTGAGAAAGGAGGAAGGCCATTTCTTGAAACTATTAGGGTTCCTTCAGACAAAACTGAAGCTAATTGGGCATTTCAAAAGAACAAAGTTATGTAA
- the LOC114166295 gene encoding patatin-2-Kuras 4-like isoform X2 — protein MAHFVFFVLLFAGQVIGGFSSQSHGSITTILTIDGGGVKGIIPATVLDYLDKALKAKDPNADLAHYFDAIGGTSTGSQITTMLATPSPDDPNRGTFTPAQIVDFYKQNYPHIFNQSRPGNGPMFDGEFALNLTRELLKDTRINQTLTHVVITSFDIKTQKPVIFSNYKLENVPHLNGLLSDILMSSTAAPTILPPYYFENDGVEFNMADGGIAANNPTRATVSEVVQQNEDSEILVLSLGTGTVNSSNTSGIDFIGGAAASMTEYYVASLFEGFKLGHTYLRIEEYNLNPAFSNAFNVTQANMDGLEETGKQLLQENVLKLNLDTFDLEKLGETNAQALDRIADILYEERQRRLKRKSMEKGGRPIIQTPRVLSDKTQASGKLLRNLFN, from the exons ATGGctcattttgttttctttgttttgctGTTTGCTGGGCAAGTGATTGGTGGATTCAGTTCCCAAAGCCATGGAAGCATAACAACTATTCTGACCATTGATGGTGGTGGTGTGAAGGGGATTATTCCAGCAACAGTTCTTGATTACTTAGACAAGGCTCTTAAG GCTAAGGATCCAAATGCAGATTTAGCACATTACTTTGATGCGATAGGAGGAACTAGCACTGGTTCACAAATAACAACTATGTTAGCCACCCCAAGCCCTGATGATCCTAATCGTGGTACCTTCACTCCTGCACAAATTGTAGACTTCTACAAACAAAATTATCCTCACATATTCAATCAATCTAG ACCTGGAAACGGTCCAATGTTCGATGGGGAGTTTGCACTTAACTTAACTCGTGAACTGTTGAAGGATACACGAATCAATCAAACATTGACCCATGTTGTGATCACAAGTTTCGACATCAAAACACAAAAGCCGGTTATATTCTCAAACTACAAG CTTGAGAATGTTCCGCACTTAAATGGCTTGTTGTCGGATATACTGATGTCGAGTACAGCTGCACCCACTATTCTACCACCTTACTATTTTGAGAATGATGGTGTTGAGTTCAATATGGCTGATGGTGGTATAGCAGCTAATAATCCg ACACGAGCAACAGTGAGCGAGGTGGTACAACAAAATGAGGATTCCGAAATCTTAGTGTTATCTTTGGGAACCGGAACAGTTAATTCGTCAAACACTTCTGGAATCGATTTCATTGGTGGTGCTGCTGCATCCATGACCGAATACTACGTTGCTTCACTGTTTGAAGGCTTCAAACTTGGCCACACGTACCTTCGAATTGAG GAATACAACTTGAATCCTGCTTTCTCTAATGCATTTAATGTTACACAAGCGAACATGGACGGCCTTGAAGAGACCGGAAAACAACTGTTGCAGGAAAATGTTTTAAAGTTGAATTTGGATACTTTCGATCTAGAAAAACTCGGGGAAACAAATGCCCAGGCTCTTGACag GATTGCTGATATTTTGTACGAAGAAAGACAACGTCGTCTGAAACGGAAATCCATGGAAAAGGGAGGAAGACCAATCATTCAAACTCCTAGGGTTCTTTCTGACAAAACTCAAGCAAGTGGGAAACTCCTAAGGAACCTTTTTAATTAA